A genomic window from Quercus lobata isolate SW786 chromosome 10, ValleyOak3.0 Primary Assembly, whole genome shotgun sequence includes:
- the LOC115964941 gene encoding uncharacterized protein LOC115964941 has protein sequence MVPKNGVLSSLQKITAALRMLAYGVTADFMDEYVRIGESTAMRSLKKFVKAVVDIFSKEYLRSPNNEDIARLLANGERRGFPWMLGSIDCMHWKWKNCPVAWKGQYSGHIHEPTIVLEAVASYDLWIWHAFFGLPGSNNDINVLERSPIFSELEQGRAPAVNYSINGHEYKMGYYLADGSLCLAPWPASRSYKSLLFNGSVVPFAVLCVGGSKLFLKVTVVVVPVFWWK, from the exons atgGTGCCCAAAAATGGGGTTTTATCTTCTCTTCAAAAGATAACAGCTGCACTTAGGATGCTTGCGTATGGAGTTACAGCTGATTTTATGGATGAGTATGTGCGGATTGGAGAATCCACTGCAATGAGAagtctaaaaaaatttgttaaagcgGTGGTTGATATTTTCTCCAAGGAATACTTGAGGTCTCCAAACAACGAAGATATTGCTAGACTTTTAGCCAATGGGGAAAGACGTGGATTTCCATGGATGCTAGGGAGCATTGATTGCATGCAttggaaatggaaaaattgTCCGGTTGCATGGAAAGGTCAGTACTCTGGTCACATTCATGAGCCAACCATTGTTTTGGAAGCAGTGGCATCTTATGATCTTTGGATATGGCATGCGTTTTTTGGATTACCTGGGTCAAATAATGACATTAATGTATTAGAACGGTCTCCTATATTTTCTGAGCTCGAACAAGGACGTGCTCCTGCAGTTAATTACTCAATCAATGGTCATGAGTATAAAATGGGATACTATCTTGCCGATG GTTCTTTGTGTCTTGCCCCTTGGCCAGCTTCCAGATCTTATAAGAGTTTATTGTTTAATGGAAGT GTGGTGCCATTTGCTGTACTTTGCGTAGGTGGTTCTAAATTATTCTTGAAAGTTACAGTGGTGGTTGTTCCTGTTTTCTG GTGGAAATAA